Within the Pseudonocardia alni genome, the region GCCACCGCCGCACGGCGCTCGCCGAAGCGCGACGGGTGCGCGAGCCCGAGGTTCTCCCGCAGCGTGGCGCCCGGGGTGTAGTCGGTCCGGAACACCCCGCGCTCCTGCAGGATCGGCACGACCCTGTCGACGACCTCGTCGAGGCCGGACGGGCTGATGTGGGAGCCGAGGATGAACCCGTCGGAGGCGTCGTTCTGCACGTAGCGGTCGATCTCGTCGGCCACGTGCTCCGGGGTCCCGACGAACACCGCGCGGTCGAAGACGTGCTTGACGGTGTCGCGCAGCGAGTACCCGTGGGCCTGCGCGAGCTCGCGCCAGGCGGCGACCGTCGCGTGCGCATCCTGGGTCAGCGGCGCCCGGCCCTCGATCCACTTCGGAGCCTCGGGGGTGGGCTCGACGTCGGGCAGCGGGCCGTCCGGGTCGTAGGCCGACAGGTCCCGGTTCCACACCATCTCGGCGAGCACGATCGAGGTCCAGGGGTCGACCTGCTGGTCGTGGATGTGTTCGTGGCGTTCACGGGCCTCGACGGCGGTGTCGCCGAGCACGACGCCCGCGCTGGGCAGGATCCGCACCTCGTCGGGGTCGCGGCCGGCCCTGCGGACGCGCGCCTTGACGTCGTCGTAGAAGGCGCGGGCCTCGTCGAAGCGCTGGTAGCGGGAGAAGATCGCGTCGGCGGACGCGGCGGCGAAGTCGCGTCCGGCCGGGGACTCCCCGGCCTGCAGGACGACCGGGTGGCCCTGCGGGCTGCGCGGGGTGGTGAAGCGCCCGGCGATGTCGAACTGGTTGCCGGAGACGGCGAAGTCGCCGACGTGGCCGTCGCGCAGGAACGTGCCCGACGTGGGGTCGGCGACGACGGCGTCGGAACCCCAGGAGTCCCAGAGCGCGCGGACCGCGGCGAGGGTCTCGCCCGCGCGCTCATAGCGCTGGTGGTGCCCGAGGAACGCCCCGCGGCGGAAGTTCTCGCCGGTGGGGGCGTCGGAGCTGGTCACGACGTTCCACGCGGCGCGGCCGCCGGAGAGCAGGTCGAGGGTGGCGAACTTGCGCGCCAGCTCGTAGGGCTCGTTGAAGGTGGAGTTGATCGTCCCGGCCAGCCCGATGTGCTCGGCGACCGCGGCCAGCGCGGCGAGCACGGTGAAGGTGTCCGGGCGCCCGACGACGTCCTGGTCGAACACCTCGCCGCCGCGGGTGCGCAGCCGTAGCCCCTCAACGAGGAACAGCAGGTCGAGCCTCCCGCGCTCGGCGGTGCGGGCCCAGTGCTCGAAGGACTCCCAGTCGATGTGGCTGCCGGAGGCGGGGTCGTTCCAGACGGTGTCGTGGTTGACGCCCGGGAAGTAGGCGCCGAGCACGATCTGCTTCCTGCTCATGCGGTGGCTCCGGTGGGGGTCGGGACGACGGCGGCATCGGCCCCGGCGGCGTAGCGGCTGGCCGGGCGGGGCAGCCCGAAGCGCGCGCGCAGGGTCGTCTCGCCGTAGGCGGTGCGGAAGGCGCCCCGGGCCTGCAGCTCGGGCACCAGACCGTCGACGATCGCGTCCAGGTCGGTCGGCAGGACGGCGGGGCGCAGCCGGTAGCCGTCGAGCCCGGCGCGCCGCCAGGACAGCAGGGTGTCGGCGAGCGCGGCGGGGGTGGTGGCGAGCACGGCGGCGTCGGAGGAGAGCGGGTCGAGCGCGTCGAGGCGGGCGAGCCGCTCGCGGGCGGCGCGCTCGGTGTCGGCCAGCACCACGACGACGTCGCCGAGGATCCGCAGCGGCGGCGCGGTGCGGCCCGCGGCGGCCTCCGCGGCCCGGACCTGGGCGACGATGCGGACGGCGTCGTCGGCGTCGTGCGGGGTGGTGAACACGACGTCGCCGACCCGGGCGGCGAGCAGCGCCGGGTCGTAGCCGTGGGCCAGCGACACGACCAGCGG harbors:
- a CDS encoding NtaA/DmoA family FMN-dependent monooxygenase (This protein belongs to a clade of FMN-dependent monooxygenases, within a broader family of flavin-dependent oxidoreductases, the luciferase-like monooxygenase (LMM) family, some of whose members use coenzyme F420 rather than FMN.); its protein translation is MSRKQIVLGAYFPGVNHDTVWNDPASGSHIDWESFEHWARTAERGRLDLLFLVEGLRLRTRGGEVFDQDVVGRPDTFTVLAALAAVAEHIGLAGTINSTFNEPYELARKFATLDLLSGGRAAWNVVTSSDAPTGENFRRGAFLGHHQRYERAGETLAAVRALWDSWGSDAVVADPTSGTFLRDGHVGDFAVSGNQFDIAGRFTTPRSPQGHPVVLQAGESPAGRDFAAASADAIFSRYQRFDEARAFYDDVKARVRRAGRDPDEVRILPSAGVVLGDTAVEARERHEHIHDQQVDPWTSIVLAEMVWNRDLSAYDPDGPLPDVEPTPEAPKWIEGRAPLTQDAHATVAAWRELAQAHGYSLRDTVKHVFDRAVFVGTPEHVADEIDRYVQNDASDGFILGSHISPSGLDEVVDRVVPILQERGVFRTDYTPGATLRENLGLAHPSRFGERRAAVAS